In a single window of the Nocardioides sp. L-11A genome:
- a CDS encoding penicillin-binding protein 2 has protein sequence MSRPVPSRLRRRTGDVLRGSPHRRMQIGFLLIAIVLSVFAARLVQLQGVDPRSYAQMAAAEGQRVVALPATRGEILDRNGQPMADTVAGRMVVADPKVTKEVAPELATILSERLGVDYFETLRRLRVEDSRFQYIARQVPASKAEKVVADVQEQFKDDKGRPFAGLMTERDPLRTYPNKSVAANLVGFLGENGKEGKERAIVGLAGLEDSFNAYLSGKDGEARYEVGAGNQIPLGDNTVTPAVDGKNLTLTIDRDLQYYTQRVLQQTVTKSGGESGIAVIQDTRTGELLALADYPTYDAADPYRYDKELYRSSALTDVYEPGSVEKVLTISALVDAGLGFKEQRFKVPGQLNRQDRPIGDYWDHGTLKLTLAGILAKSSNVGTVLAADQFKKGQLRGYLTRFGLGARTGLGLGGETRGIVPQGAAWTSQVGDRIAFGQSLSVNAVQMTAAVNTIANGGVRVDPTLVKGAARTDGGTEIGTDVATSRRVISEEAARETMLMMERVVDPDAGVAPRAAVPGYRVAGKTGTAQRVVDGRYDGSLSVSFAGFAPADDPRFTIYVVVHRPRAGSGGGSVAGPAFAKLMSHTLRRYGVAPSGTEPNQTPVEW, from the coding sequence GTGAGCCGTCCCGTCCCGAGCCGCCTGCGGCGCCGTACCGGCGACGTCCTGCGGGGCTCGCCCCACCGGCGGATGCAGATCGGGTTCCTGCTCATCGCGATCGTGCTGTCCGTCTTCGCGGCCCGGCTGGTCCAGCTGCAGGGCGTCGACCCGCGCTCGTACGCCCAGATGGCGGCCGCCGAGGGCCAGCGGGTGGTGGCCCTGCCGGCGACCCGGGGCGAGATCCTGGACCGCAACGGCCAGCCGATGGCCGACACCGTGGCCGGCCGGATGGTGGTGGCCGACCCCAAGGTGACCAAGGAGGTCGCGCCGGAGCTGGCGACGATCCTGTCCGAGCGCCTCGGCGTCGACTACTTCGAGACGCTGCGCCGGCTTCGGGTCGAGGACAGCCGGTTCCAGTACATCGCCCGCCAGGTCCCGGCCAGCAAGGCCGAGAAGGTCGTCGCCGACGTCCAGGAGCAGTTCAAGGACGACAAGGGACGCCCGTTCGCCGGCCTGATGACCGAGCGGGACCCGCTGCGCACCTATCCCAACAAGTCGGTCGCGGCCAACCTGGTCGGCTTCCTCGGTGAGAACGGCAAGGAGGGCAAGGAGCGCGCCATCGTGGGCCTCGCCGGCCTGGAGGACTCCTTCAACGCCTATCTGTCGGGCAAGGACGGCGAGGCCCGCTACGAGGTCGGCGCCGGCAACCAGATCCCGCTCGGCGACAACACCGTGACTCCGGCCGTCGACGGCAAGAACCTCACCCTCACCATCGATCGCGACCTGCAGTACTACACGCAGCGGGTGCTCCAGCAGACGGTCACGAAGTCCGGCGGCGAGTCCGGCATCGCGGTGATCCAGGACACCCGCACCGGCGAGCTGCTGGCCCTGGCCGACTACCCGACGTACGACGCCGCGGACCCGTATCGCTACGACAAGGAGCTCTACCGCTCCTCCGCGCTCACCGACGTCTACGAGCCCGGCTCGGTCGAGAAGGTGCTGACCATCAGCGCGCTGGTCGACGCGGGCCTCGGCTTCAAGGAGCAGCGGTTCAAGGTGCCGGGGCAGCTGAACCGGCAGGACCGCCCGATCGGCGACTATTGGGACCACGGCACGCTCAAGCTCACCCTCGCCGGCATCCTCGCGAAGTCCTCGAACGTCGGCACCGTGCTCGCCGCCGACCAGTTCAAGAAGGGCCAGCTGCGCGGCTACCTCACCCGCTTCGGCCTCGGGGCGCGCACCGGACTCGGTCTCGGCGGCGAGACCCGCGGCATCGTGCCGCAGGGTGCGGCCTGGACCTCGCAGGTCGGCGACCGCATCGCGTTCGGCCAGTCGCTGTCGGTCAACGCGGTCCAGATGACCGCGGCGGTCAACACCATCGCCAACGGCGGGGTCCGCGTCGACCCGACCCTGGTCAAGGGGGCGGCCCGCACCGACGGGGGCACCGAGATCGGCACCGACGTCGCCACGAGCCGTCGCGTGATCAGCGAGGAGGCCGCGCGCGAGACGATGCTGATGATGGAGCGGGTCGTCGACCCCGACGCCGGGGTCGCCCCGCGGGCCGCGGTCCCGGGCTACCGCGTGGCCGGCAAGACCGGTACCGCCCAGCGCGTCGTCGACGGCCGGTACGACGGCAGCCTCTCGGTGTCCTTCGCCGGCTTCGCGCCGGCCGACGACCCGCGCTTCACCATCTACGTCGTGGTGCACCGCCCGCGCGCGGGCAGTGGCGGTGGCAGCGTCGCCGGCCCGGCGTTCGCCAAGCTGATGAGCCACACGCTGCGCCGCTACGGCGTCGCGCCCTCGGGCACCGAGCCCAACCAGACGCCGGTGGAGTGGTGA
- the rsmH gene encoding 16S rRNA (cytosine(1402)-N(4))-methyltransferase RsmH: MSSPRHVPVLLDRVVSLLAPALDRDGSVLVDCTLGLGGHSEAVLERCPRARVVGIDRDPRALAMSRERLAPYGDRFTGVQAVYDELADVVADQGLPRDGGVAAVLFDLGVSSMQLDLPERGFAYAVDAPLDMRMGDTGPTAADVLNTYPAADLARILKEYGEERMARRIADAVVRERQREPFTSSARLVALLYDVIPAPARRTGGHPAKRTFQALRMEVNDELRVLQRAIPAAVEAIGVGGRVVVESYHSLEDRLVKRAFAAATRLDVPEDLPFVPEGAEPAYRLVTRGAEQATPEEVEENPRAASVRLRAIERITANTRPSTSSGKGAE; this comes from the coding sequence ATGAGCTCCCCGCGCCACGTCCCCGTCCTGCTGGACCGGGTCGTCTCCCTCCTCGCGCCCGCACTCGACCGCGACGGCAGCGTGCTCGTCGATTGCACGCTCGGTCTCGGCGGACATAGCGAGGCCGTCCTCGAGCGCTGCCCCCGCGCCCGGGTCGTCGGCATCGACCGCGACCCGCGCGCGCTCGCGATGAGCCGCGAGCGGCTGGCGCCGTACGGCGACCGGTTCACCGGCGTCCAGGCGGTGTACGACGAGCTCGCGGACGTCGTCGCCGACCAGGGCCTCCCGCGGGACGGCGGGGTGGCCGCCGTGCTCTTCGACCTCGGCGTCTCCTCGATGCAGCTCGACCTGCCCGAGCGCGGCTTCGCCTACGCCGTCGACGCACCGCTGGACATGCGGATGGGGGACACCGGCCCGACCGCGGCCGACGTCCTCAACACCTACCCGGCGGCCGACCTGGCTCGGATCCTCAAGGAGTACGGCGAGGAGAGGATGGCGCGCCGCATCGCCGACGCCGTCGTCCGCGAACGCCAGCGCGAGCCGTTCACCAGCTCGGCGCGCCTGGTCGCCCTGCTGTACGACGTCATCCCGGCCCCGGCGCGCAGGACGGGAGGTCACCCCGCCAAGCGCACCTTCCAGGCGCTGCGGATGGAGGTCAACGACGAGCTGCGGGTGCTCCAGCGCGCGATCCCCGCGGCGGTCGAGGCGATCGGCGTCGGCGGCCGCGTGGTCGTCGAGTCCTACCACTCGCTGGAAGACCGGCTGGTCAAACGGGCCTTCGCCGCCGCCACCCGCCTCGACGTCCCCGAGGACCTGCCGTTCGTGCCCGAGGGCGCCGAGCCGGCCTACCGGCTGGTGACCCGGGGGGCCGAGCAGGCCACGCCCGAGGAGGTCGAGGAGAACCCTCGCGCCGCCTCCGTCCGACTGCGCGCCATCGAGCGCATCACCGCCAACACCCGTCCGAGCACGTCGTCTGGCAAGGGAGCCGAATAG
- the mraZ gene encoding division/cell wall cluster transcriptional repressor MraZ — MLFMGTYTPKLDDKGRLFLPAKFRDRLAEGLVVTQGQDKCLVVWPTDVFAEEAERQAARPMTNRAARRYARVLFAGGDESTPDKQGRVGIPAHLREYAGLERDVVVIGVRDRLEIWNPAAWREFQLEALEEFADLDEDDD; from the coding sequence ATGCTCTTCATGGGCACCTACACCCCGAAGCTCGATGACAAGGGCCGCCTCTTCCTCCCGGCGAAGTTCAGAGATCGACTGGCGGAGGGCCTCGTGGTCACACAGGGACAGGACAAGTGCCTCGTCGTCTGGCCGACCGATGTCTTCGCCGAGGAGGCCGAGCGGCAAGCCGCCCGGCCGATGACCAACCGCGCCGCCCGGCGCTACGCCCGGGTGCTCTTCGCCGGTGGCGACGAGAGCACCCCCGACAAGCAGGGGCGGGTCGGCATCCCGGCCCACCTGCGCGAGTACGCCGGACTCGAGCGCGACGTCGTCGTGATCGGGGTCCGGGACCGCCTGGAGATCTGGAATCCGGCCGCATGGCGCGAGTTCCAGCTCGAGGCGCTGGAGGAGTTCGCCGACCTCGACGAGGACGACGACTAG